In one window of Arachis ipaensis cultivar K30076 chromosome B06, Araip1.1, whole genome shotgun sequence DNA:
- the LOC107647283 gene encoding uncharacterized protein LOC107647283, producing MVMGVTPFHHSILGVRLPKHFDKLTGMRYDGTHDPQEHLTAFEAMMNLERVGDEVRCRDFPVTLAGPAIRWFNVLSQGSITTFADISRSFLTQFTTCIAKAKHPINLLGVTQQNGEPTRKYLDRFNDECLEIDGLTDSVASLCLTNGLLNEDF from the coding sequence ATGGTCATGGGGGTAACCCCTTTCCACCACTCGATCCTTGGAGTACGGCTACCAAAGCACTTTGACAAGCTGACAGGTATGAGGTACGACGGTACCCATGATCCCCAAGAgcatctaacggccttcgaggccatgATGAACCTGGAAAGGGTAGGCGACGAAGTGAGATGCCGGGATTTCCCAGTAACCTTAGCTGGTCCGGCGATTCGTTGGTTTAATGTCCTCTCCCAGGGCTCCATAACCACGTTTGCCGACATCAGTCGTTCTTTCTTGACCCAGTTCACCACGTGCATCGCCAAAGCAAAACACCCGATTAACCTGCTAGGGGTGACGCAGCAAAACGGCGAGCCGACCAGAAAATACCTGGACAGGTTCAACGATGAGTGCCTTGAGATAGACGGCTTAACCGATTCGGTGGCCAGCTTATGCTTGACAAACGGCTTGTTAAATGAGGATTTCTGA